Below is a genomic region from Paraburkholderia sp. ZP32-5.
GTGCGTCGGCCAGCGCGTGGTGCTCACGGGCGTCTGTCCGGTAGTACGCGGCCACGGTGCGATCGTAAATTGTCGTGTCGATCAATGGCCGCAGGTCAAAGTAGCAATTGGCCAGATTCGCCGGCCACGGCGTACCCAACAGATCGAGCAGGAAACGCCAGTCGGTTTCCGAGTCGCACGCGACCTGAACGGCGCGCGGTGCATCCGAGAGCCACGCGCGCAGCCCGGTACCTGCTTCAGCTCGGGGCATGCGCGGGCCGGCGAGCAGCGGCAGCACTTCACGCTGCACGAACGGCGTACAGTCATCGGGCGTCCAAGTGTCGGCCAGCTCGGCATAGAATTCGCGCAGGCCATCTTCGGCCACCAGCGCGAGGCTGATGAGCCTCG
It encodes:
- a CDS encoding 3'-5' exoribonuclease, with protein sequence MLLFLDTEYTGLGQSRPRLISLALVAEDGLREFYAELADTWTPDDCTPFVQREVLPLLAGPRMPRAEAGTGLRAWLSDAPRAVQVACDSETDWRFLLDLLGTPWPANLANCYFDLRPLIDTTIYDRTVAAYYRTDAREHHALADARAYRRGWLAWMDARKPAQPERAFKENLPRIRIRR